The Tiliqua scincoides isolate rTilSci1 unplaced genomic scaffold, rTilSci1.hap2 HAP2_SCAFFOLD_132, whole genome shotgun sequence genome has a segment encoding these proteins:
- the MXRA8 gene encoding matrix remodeling-associated protein 8 encodes MEQASKFIFCLWLLLQESVVHPYSVPADASNPESVVVSVLNITAKAGSQTVLSCKSYRMVWTQDRLNDRQRVVHWDLYRTRYGSNGERLCDMYSAGDQRVYNSNNQGRIFMPDNAFVDGNFSLVVKEITANDQGIYSCNLHHHYCHLDKMVKIQLDVTKNAEEVERYWDGEKVVITAKEGTTVLLPCVNRNQVWTERHDEEDQQVVHWDWQPPGVPHDRADRLIDLYASGEGRLYGPLFIRQKMNITDRAFDLGDFSLKISSLEVADKGTYSCHLHHHYCGLHERRIFKVSVVEPEPEKKVVNLTHNAPAVDPNSGHSHNVFNVIISESHTHFFQQLGYVLVTLLLFILLLILVVLVTRKRQRRGFEYNVKKYSEKDMNLKEFPVDTTNLSNCKNEDFKLDYKNNILKEKTEQHRILPAKNIDLDKDFRKEYCK; translated from the exons TCCCAGCGGACGCCTCCAATCCCGAGAGCGTCGTGGTGTCCGTGTTGAACATCACCGCCAAGGCGGGCTCCCAAACGGTCCTCTCCTGCAAAAGCTACCGGATGGTCTGGACTCAAGACCGCCTGAACGACCGCCAGCGCGTGGTCCACTGGGACTTGTACCGCACCCGATACGGAAGCAATGGCGAGAGGCTGTGTGACATGTACTCCGCCGGTGACCAGCGAGTCTACAACTCCAACAATCAAGGCCGGATATTCATGCCCGACAATGCCTTTGTGGATGGAAACTTCTCATTAGTGGTGAAAG AAATTACGGCGAATGACCAAGGTATATACTCCTGCAACCTCCACCACCATTACTGTCATCTGGACAAAATGGTGAAAATACAGCTTGATGTCACCAAAAACG CTGAAGAAGTCGAGCGGTACTGGGATGGGGAAAAGGTGGTCATCACGGCCAAGGAGGGGACCACTGTGCTCCTCCCATGTGTCAACAGGAACCAAGTCTGGACTGAGCGGCATGATGAGGAAGACCAACAAGTGGTGCACTGGGACTGGCAGCCACCAGGTGTGCCTCACGACCGGGCCGATCGCCTTATTGATCTGTACGCTTCCGGAGAGGGCCGTTTGTACGGGCCTCTCTTCATTCGGCAAAAGATGAACATCACTGACCGGGCCTTTGATTTGGGCGACTTCTCCCTGAAGATATCTTCTCTGGAGGTTGCCGACAAAGGCACCTACTCCTGCCATCTGCACCATCACTACTGTGGCCTTCACGAACGGAGGATCTTCAAGGTCTCTGTGGTGGAGCCTGAGCCAGAGAAGAAAGTTGTGAACCTCACCCACAATGCACCAGCCGTAG ATCCGAACTCAGGTCACAGCCACAATGTCTTCAACGTcattatttctgagagccacaccCATTTCTTCCAACAGCTGGGCTACGTCCTGGTAACCTTGCTGCTCTTCATTCTGCTCTTGATCCTTGTGGTCCTTGTCACCCGCAAGCGCCAAAGGAGAG GCTTCGAGTACAACGTGAAGAAGTACAGTGA GAAAGACATGAACCTCAAGGAGTTTCCAGTCGATACCACCAATCTGTCCAACTGCAAAAACGAAGATTTTAAGCTGG ATTACAAGAACAATATTCTGAAGGAGAAAACGGAGCAACACAGGATCCTCCCGGCGAAGAATATTGACTTAGATAAAG ATTTCCGGAAAGAATATTGTAAATGA